Proteins encoded by one window of Lutibacter sp. A64:
- a CDS encoding 5-(carboxyamino)imidazole ribonucleotide synthase: protein MKNYFSSNFKLGVLGGGQLGKMLLTETHKFDIYTAILDGAKDAPCAQICNEFHQGNLLDFDTVYNFGKKVDLLTIEIEHVNTEALLKLEAEGLEIYPQPSVLQIIQHKGKQKDFFVKNNIPTSPHKRFSTLEELQKETLQFPFVWKSAQFGYDGTGVKIVKNSNDLNALADTDCIIEELIPFKNELAVIVARNKNGEVKTYPVVEMEFHPEANQVEYVICPARISNEIANKARNIALKVAESFKHIGLLAVELFQTENDEILVNEVAPRTHNSGHYSIEASYTSQFEQHVRSILNLPLGNTESKVAGIMVNLVGEEGFSGDVVYKNMEEILKMDGVTPHIYGKKQTRPFRKMGHVTIVNNDITEAHKIAEKVKNTIRVVSK, encoded by the coding sequence TTAGGAAAAATGCTGTTAACCGAAACGCATAAATTCGATATTTATACAGCTATTTTAGACGGTGCAAAAGATGCTCCTTGCGCGCAAATCTGTAACGAATTTCATCAAGGCAACTTACTAGATTTTGATACAGTTTACAATTTTGGTAAAAAAGTAGATTTACTAACTATTGAAATTGAACATGTAAATACAGAAGCACTATTAAAATTAGAAGCCGAAGGCTTAGAAATATACCCACAACCTAGTGTTTTACAAATAATTCAGCATAAAGGAAAACAGAAAGATTTTTTTGTAAAAAATAATATTCCAACTTCACCTCACAAACGATTTTCTACTTTAGAAGAATTACAAAAAGAAACCTTACAATTTCCTTTTGTATGGAAATCTGCTCAATTTGGTTATGATGGAACTGGTGTTAAAATTGTAAAAAACAGTAACGATTTAAATGCTTTAGCTGATACAGATTGTATAATTGAAGAGCTAATTCCGTTTAAAAATGAACTTGCTGTTATAGTTGCCAGAAATAAAAATGGAGAAGTAAAAACATATCCGGTAGTAGAAATGGAATTTCATCCAGAGGCCAATCAGGTTGAATATGTTATTTGTCCGGCAAGAATTTCTAATGAAATTGCTAATAAAGCTAGAAATATTGCCTTAAAAGTTGCTGAATCTTTTAAACATATTGGCTTGTTAGCTGTTGAATTATTTCAAACTGAAAATGATGAAATATTGGTTAATGAAGTAGCTCCAAGAACACACAACAGTGGCCATTATAGCATTGAAGCTTCTTACACTAGCCAGTTTGAACAACACGTTAGAAGCATTTTAAATTTACCTTTAGGAAATACCGAAAGTAAAGTTGCAGGAATTATGGTTAATTTAGTTGGTGAAGAAGGATTTTCGGGTGATGTGGTTTATAAAAATATGGAAGAAATTCTAAAAATGGATGGTGTAACACCTCATATTTATGGAAAAAAACAAACCAGACCATTTAGAAAAATGGGCCATGTAACTATTGTAAATAATGATATAACAGAAGCACACAAAATTGCTGAAAAAGTAAAAAATACAATTAGAGTTGTTAGTAAATAG